ccctttttctaagttaatattttttttttagttttattattcaacattttaTATTGTTAGCGATTgtgctatatttttttcatttactttctATAGGATTTTAATGTTTCctaatttttcttctatttagaTTATCTCATTCATATGCAGGGTGTGACATTAGGTTGCATTAAGAgagtgtttggcattgcgtttgtaactgcgtttcgtcaaattttgaatttttttttttttttttttttgctaaaattgagttcggtttgtattttttggatcgttttgatgtgctgatgtcaaaaatgatttttaaaaaataaaaaaacatcattggcatgcttttcggcacgaaaagctatttgaaaagcaaccgctaccacactaccaaacacgctctaaaatTGAGCTTGGTAATGTTTCctgatttttcttctatttggGTTATCATATAATTTGATTGCCTtgctgtgtatttttttttttttttttattgacatgttTTAAAATTGCATCACTCTATATTGTATCTGTTTAGAattaaacttttgtttttatgtttactttttattagtttattttagtttcatgaCATGACCTTCATATTTGGCATGCTCATTCAAGTTaacttatgatatatttttttgttctttcatatTTGAATAGTTAGAATCTTAgcttcattgttatttttttcataatcattttttttagattaccataattttttttatctggggtTGTtcatttactattattatttgtttttttcattatctaattaactataccaatatttttttgtaagtcAATTCTATATCccaagttattattattattattattatttttaacaagctTGCGtcattccaatattttttttcaataagaaaaatatactaGCACGCCGGGGGTAGTGGGTGTGTACAAATCTAAGTAAACTAACTAAGTTGAATGATGTCATGTTAAATtctcattttcaaaattagGGCATGTAATATAAACAATTTGCAGTGTTGTCAGTCCTAATTAGAAACCCAACTTCAACGCACATGTAATGTTCGGAAGGGGCAGCTTGACATGGCCTCCTAACAGTACCAGgggtcatgattttttttataaaaaaaaaacaaaaaagagaggtCGATGATAATAGTTGATAATTTAAAACCAAGGACCGAATCACATCCACCAATAATCAAGACTATATCTGTCGTGATTccagtttttgttttctctgcAAAAACAGCATGCGAGGAATGTTCCTGCTACTTGTAGACTAAAATACATTAACAGTGCCTGTCCTCGCAAGGGATCAACGAGAAAGCCATGGGGGAAGCAGATCAGCGTAGAACTGTTGGCTTTCTGTCTTCACCTTCTGATGCCAACGtgatatgttttttatgaagGAATGAATCCTACCCGATCCCTCCTTGACTAGCCTTTCATCTCAAGCACCAATTAACTATCGACATTTGACAACGCTGTGAAAATTACTCTCTCtgtataaattgacattttccGCAGACAAATCCATGCCGTGATATTCAATTTGACTAATTGCCCACGTGCCCCGCGATTAGTACCATGTGCTTTTATTTTGCACGATCCAAtagcataaatttatttttttttccggtgaagagagtggttaattaaaattatattaaaataatatttttttattatttagaatttattttgcacgatttaaaaatataatttttaaaaaatatttaaaaggtttcaaaatcattttttaacaaaaaaaataataaacacacTAGAAATCCATTGATTGTGAACTCTTGGAGGGTGTATCTTTGACAAACAcgtatgttttaaaattttctgaataagatttaatttttttgatttaacagtaagcatatttttatctattgcaattatttattttcccgGTTAGGTCTTAGATGGAGCCTTCGCATGGCGGATGGTACATTTATaaggaaatatttattttttactgtttATTTTAGTATCTGAGCTTTAAAATGACAAGTGAAACCGTAGAAAGTTTAATATTAGCTTGCTAGGTTTTAAGTACATGTTTTTGTAGGCAACCGGGCAAGAggcatattttgttttctttagagagaatttttttttggagttgtATTACCGATATATTATTAAGCtgctaaatttaattatatgattatcACTCAcgatattttcttattattactATTCTGGAGGATCGGGTTACACAATATCTAAagtgtttggaaatataatttttcattttttttttaaaattaaatattctcgATAACTGTTTTGAtgcgttaattttaaaaataaaaaatatatcatttgaatgtattttaacataaaaaatactttaaaaaacaaccgcaaccatACTCCAAACAAATCCTTTATGCatgaatacaaaatatatatctatgatttattatagattttatgCAGATAAGTCAATTCTTGAAAACCTAGgatacaattaataaaaaattacggTTTAAATCTTGagtaaacttaatttttaaatttagacaAAAGGATGAATCTACCACAACATAATCTAACATAAGGAACTAAAATTTACCATTCACTGTAAAACCcaataaatcaaaatccaatCCATTTCTTCAATCCAACTTCACTCTCAATCTTCTTCTCCAACCATTTTCTTTACAGACGGTAACTGACTTCACCACTGTTCCAAACGGGCCTATTAATTGGTCTGAGCTTGAGCTTCCCACCTGAACTTAACATAAGAGATCGGACCATTCGTTGCGACAAGCCACTCTAAATCttgaaccaaaacaaaaaaatacgtGGGCCTCTTGGTTTTTGTTTGAAACCGATTCTTACCGCCGAAGCTTTTGGCGAGTAGCTCTCCAAACAAAGCAGTCCATTTTTCAGGTGTTCATTAAttgttgtttaaaatattttttatttaaatatttattaaaataatattttttaattttaaaattgattttttatatcagaaaataatttaaaataatatttgccATAGTTCGTGGCAATCCTTTTCTCCTCGAGAAACAGAATTTCAGCAGCTTCCACGCGGACCACATCCGCACCGCCTGCCATTTTcactaacttttgttttgtttttttctcacaatgtaaaaaaagaaagaaagaaagaaaagctaaatcCATTCGTCACCATTGTTTCCACGTGCTACTCTATCGCTGTACTTTTTTACAACCGCAGTGAACACGGTGGCTTTAGCTACTCGGACTTCGGTGGCAATAACTTGCAAGGCACGTACAGGGCTACCTAAACCTCCACAAACTTTTCCATTTCAAACGTTTTAGGCATTTGTTTATGTCCTGATTTTCCGAGTCGTTGAGAAGAAAAGAACAGAAAGGTTTATAGACAGATCGACAGAGGAGTGGAGAAGTGAGACTTgaatataactatataaaaattgcAGTATTTTTGCTGTTGCTATACTTCTTTTGGTAGCTATGGAGCGTTATGAGATTATCAAGGATATTGGGTCTGGAAATTTTGGGGTGGCTAAGCTGGTCAGAGATAAATGGACTAAAGAACTCTTTGCTGTTAAGTTTATCGAGAGAGGCCAAAAGGTCTGCTTCCTCTGTTTTGCTATCTGTTTGgctatttcaatttcaaaattttccatatttatcattatattttgttgataatctcttgaaattcaataatttcTGTTTCTATCACGTGTGCCCGTCATCTTTAATCACCAGGGTGCTTGCTTTGTGTTGCAGATTGATGAGCATGTGCAAAGGGAAATTATGAATCATAGGTCATTGAAGCATCCCAACATAGTTAAATTTAAAGAGGTTTGTTATTGAACTTTCTCTGTCCTGTAATTTCGATTGCCAATTGTTGTCTTATCATTGTTGTATGCTGCGCAGTAAGTTAGCAAGGACTCTAATTTGCTCCATAAGGttaaatttctctctctctttattctgTTGGAGAAACCGAAAAAAGTATTGACATACATATTTCTCCACGGTATAGTGGAGTATCCATAGCTTGATAGCCAGTTTACGAAGAACTAATTGGaatatattctttctttttagcgTGACTTCCTAGAATAAATTAATTCGTTTGATAGGGGAGAATCTTTAGTTTGAGGGATTCCTTGAAGCTTTTAATTTGAGATGTTATCCTTTCAGGTACTGTTAACTCCCACCCATTTAGCTATTGTGATGGAATACGCTGCAGGAGGAGAACTTTTTGAGAGGATATGTAATGCTGGTAGATTTAGTGAGGACGAGGTAAAGTAGAGCAAACAaaaatttcatggaaaatactgttattattatctgctagaagttgaatgaaaagaaaaatgagaagcATATAGAGGTAATGAATGTTGCTTATTGCTTATCAACATACACTTCCATTAATGTTGTGCTTCCGAGTTTTTTGCATCAGGCAAGGTTTTTCTTCCAACAACTGATATCGGGAGTAAGTTACTGTCACTCAATGGTAAGAActtaaacctttcttttgtcaatttttCCCAACCTTTCTAAAATGCGCTGCAATAGTTTCAAGAATAGTATTTGATTTTGATACAAGGAGATTTCTATGCTGCAGCAAATTTGTCACAGAGATCTTAAGCTTGAAAATACACTCCTAGATGGCAGCACAGCTCCGCGTGTCAAGATCTGCGACTTCGGGTATTCAAAGGTAAGCATTTTTACTAATGCTAAAGGATGACCATTAGGCATGGAGTTTCACCATCCTTTGGTTACTAATTATCCTGGCTTATTGTGCCGTCAGCTGTGTTGCATTCTCAGCCAAAATCTACCGTAGGCACCCCAGCTTACATTGCCCCGGAAGTTCTATTAAAAAAGGAATATGATGGGAAGGTAACAATCTTTTTAACCTTCTCTTCCCTTTTGATTTACTTGCTTCTCATTTTAGTTGTTTGAAAGCCATTAGTACTATGCCTAATCTTCAAGAGTTACAGATCGCAGATGTATGGTCCTGCGGGGTTACCCTATATGTAATGCTAGTTGGGGCATACCCATTTGAAGATCCTGATGATCCAAAAAACTTCAGAAAGACAATCGGGGTGAGAGTCTATACAAATTAATAAGCACTAGATAGAACCAAGTCTTAGTGCAATTAGTGAAGGTCTGCATATTTATTAAGGAGTTCTAGTTGAAATATTGCTGATCCCATCTAATGACTGCTTGTTCATTGCAGAGGATCCTCAGTGTCCACTATTCAATTCCGGATTATATTCGTGTTTCTGTAGAGTGCAATCATCTTTTATCGCGAATATTTGTGGCTAACCCTGAAAAGGTAAATGAACTTTAGCTTGCACTAAGATATATTAACTGCTTCTCCTTTCATGATCGTAGTGAAAATAAAAGGGGAGAAGATTTCAATTATGTTATGATGCTTTCGTACTGGATGATAGAATAACTTATTTTTGGTAGGAAGCGTCAAggatcaattaaaataaaccttTGTTATTTGATAACTGATTGAAAGTTTTCAGCTTTTAATTTAGGAGACATGATGACATGGAAGCAACTTTAAGCTGAATGATGGTGGGAGCAATCAGCAAAGCTCCTTTTCCATTAATTCCTTAAAGCATCGCCACCGTTTTCTTTGTCCTGTTGAACTCCTTTTATTATTCTCATCAGCTAATGCTTGGTCACCGTGTAGAGAATTACCATtccagaaataaaaaatcatccatgGTTCTTAAAGAACTTGCCTATAGAGCTGATGGAAGGAGAAAGCTGGCAGAGCAATGACGTCAACAACCTGTCCCAAAGCATTGAAGAAGTACTGTCTACAATACAGGAGGCAAGCAAACCTGTCTTCCAGTCAAAGGCTGTAGAGCATTTGCTTGGAGGCAGCATGGATCTTGATTGCTTGGATGCTGACGCAGACCTTGAAGATATCGAGACAAGTGGTGATTTCGTGTGCCCATTATGATTAAAACCATGTAAATAGATTGTCTACTTTCCTGAGGTATTGTCTCAATGATTGTGAGCACCAGATCTCCACTAAGGAACTCTTTACACAGTATAATCCATGTTTGGCCATGTGGCATATGGATGCCCCATCTGTAGATCCCTTGTGTTTCTCTGTTCAATCGATCACATGCAGCAACATTTTGTAAGGTCTTGACGTGCATGGCATGGTTAATTCAGATACCTCTAGAACCCGATCGCTGGTTCTTCTCTTTATTAAATGGCGTTGTCACCCctccaatattaagaaaaagaaaacaaatataataaagataGCTAGCATAGCTAAAAGCTGGTTGTCAGGGTGATATAAaggatttagttttattattttcctatttaatttatagtttttagctttaattttggaattttctttttaaaggatAGGTGTCAGACTGATACAAAGGATGGTAATTGTTTTATGGAGAGTCATATAATTAAGGAATAAATCATTTAGTAATGAAGCAATATGGTTAAAGTTCCTGTTttagatcctttttttttaatatgttttttgttctttaaatactaatcaaattaaattcgGTCGCGTCTATTATATAAAAGCTAATGCAGTTCTAACTCTTTTATCAAGTGTTTTGCCAAAATAAGTGTatgctctttgattttttaatagaaCTGGTGAAATACACAGGAGGCCCAGAGTCGCaagctgaaatattttttgtataacgTATTGCTTACGTGTTCTTCATGTTCGGGATTCAAAAGTAGCCATATTTATttctggcaaaaaaaaaaaaattgatgattctTCTACACTATATATATGGTCAAAGTGCATGTAATCCTTTTATGACCTTGATTCGTGAACAAAATAAGGTttgaaattgaatatttttctaataaacaCACACAAATTTGGAAAATTATACCACGCTAATTGCTTGATGATCCCTTGCATTCCCGTGCTTGTTTTCAACCTGTCATCGAGCCATTTTATTGAGGAGGTTCTGAGGAACTTGGACCCCGCAAAACCAAGGTGAATTCTGCCCAGAAACTTTATACTAAACTCTCGCTGTAGTAGCACCCAGAGCTCATCGCAGGTAATCTAGACATCAGAAGCACTCCCGAAACCGTTGTTGGGTTTATGAATGGTACTGGTTAATTAGATTGAAAATTAGGGTATTTCTCATCGCTGTACGTAGTAGCTCCCAGAGCTCATCGCTGTAGTATCTCCCTTGGTATTTCTTAGCTTTGGGTTCCCAGTCTAACTTGACCAGATCCGGTAATGTGTGGCAAGGCCTGTTTTCACAGATATGGGATCTTATTAATCCAGTGGCTTGTTTCAACTCTTTAGGGCACTTTGACTCTATTGGATCTTATTGACATGAAAACAACCACGGTCAATCCAGATGTTAAAACATTTGGTCGTCGTTGCCATTTGCTTATTTTAAA
This is a stretch of genomic DNA from Populus alba chromosome 11, ASM523922v2, whole genome shotgun sequence. It encodes these proteins:
- the LOC118031605 gene encoding serine/threonine-protein kinase SAPK2, whose translation is MERYEIIKDIGSGNFGVAKLVRDKWTKELFAVKFIERGQKIDEHVQREIMNHRSLKHPNIVKFKEVLLTPTHLAIVMEYAAGGELFERICNAGRFSEDEARFFFQQLISGVSYCHSMQICHRDLKLENTLLDGSTAPRVKICDFGYSKVTVLHSQPKSTVGTPAYIAPEVLLKKEYDGKIADVWSCGVTLYVMLVGAYPFEDPDDPKNFRKTIGRILSVHYSIPDYIRVSVECNHLLSRIFVANPEKRITIPEIKNHPWFLKNLPIELMEGESWQSNDVNNLSQSIEEVLSTIQEASKPVFQSKAVEHLLGGSMDLDCLDADADLEDIETSGDFVCPL